The Bos javanicus breed banteng chromosome 21, ARS-OSU_banteng_1.0, whole genome shotgun sequence genome includes a region encoding these proteins:
- the ACAN gene encoding aggrecan core protein isoform X5: MTTLLLVFVTLRVITAAISVEVSGFSRQEYWSGLPHTPSEDLPDPGTEPESLMSPASAEPDNSLSVSIPEPSPLRVLLGSSLTIPCYFIDPMHPVTTAPSTAPLAPRIKWSRISKEKEVVLLVATEGRVRVNSAYQDKVTLPNYPAIPSDATLEIQNMRSNDSGIYRCEVMHGIEDSQATLEVVVKGIVFHYRAISTRYTLDFDRAQRACLQNSAIIATPEQLQAAYEDGFHQCDAGWLADQTVRYPIHTPREGCYGDKDEFPGVRTYGIRDTNETYDVYCFAEEMEGEVFYATSPEKFTFQEAVNECRRLGARLATTGQLYLAWQGGMDMCSAGWLADRSVRYPISKARPNCGGNLLGVRTVYLHANQTGYPDPSSRYDAICYTGEDFVDIPESFFGVGGEEDITIQTVTWPDVELPLPRNITEGEARGSVILTAKPDFEVSPTAPEPEEPFTFVPEVRATAFPEVENRTEEATRPWAFPRESTPGLGAPTAFTSEDLVVQVTLAPGAAEVPGQPRLPGGVVFHYRPGSSRYSLTFEEAKQACLRTGAIIASPEQLQAAYEAGYEQCDAGWLQDQTVRYPIVSPRTPCVGDKDSSPGVRTYGVRPPSETYDVYCYVDRLEGVSAAPSPEEEEGSAPTAGPDVEEWMVTQVGPGVAAVPVGEETTAIPGFTVEPENKTEWELAYTPAGTLPLPGIPPTWPPTGEATEEHTEGPSATEVPSASEKPFPSEEPFPPEEPFPSEKPFPPEELFPSEKPFPSEKPFPSEEPFPSEKPFPPEELFPSEKPIPSEEPFPSEEPFPSEKPFPPEEPFPSEKPIPSEEPFPSEKPFPSEEPFPSEEPSTLSAPVPSRTELPSSGEVSGVPEISGDFTGSGEISGHLDFSGQPSGESASGLPSEDLDSSGLTSTVGSGLPVESGLPSGEEERITWTSAPKVDRLPSGGEGPEVSGVEDISGLPSGGEVHLEISASGVEDISGLPSGGEVHLEISASGVEDLSRIPSGEGPEISASGVEHISGLPSGEEGHLEISASGVEDLSGIPSGEGPEVSASGVEDLSGLPSGEGPEVSASGVEDLSRLPSGEGPEVSASGVEDLSGLPSGEGPEVSVSGVEDLIRLPSGEGPEVSASGVEDLSRLPSGEGPEISVSGVEDISRLPSGEGPEVSASGVEDLSVLPSGEGHLEISTSGVEDLSVLPSGEGHLEISASGVEDISRLPSGEGPEVSASGVEDLSVLPSGEDHLEISASGVEDISRLPSGEGPEVSASGVEDLSVLPSGEGHLEISASGVEDLSRLPSGGEDHLETSASGVGDLSGLPSGREGLEISASGAGDLSGLTSGKEDLTGSASGALDLGRIPSVTLGSGQAPEASGLPSGFSGEYSGVDLESGPSSGLPDFSGLPSGFPTVSLVDTTLVEVVTATTAGELEGRGTIDISGAGETSGLPFSELDISGGASGLSSGAELSGQASGSPDISGETSGLFGVSGQPSGFPDISGETSGLLEVSGQPSGFYGEISGVTELSGLASGQPEISGEASGILSGLGPPFGITDLSGEAPGIPDLSGQISGLPEFSGTTSGIPDLVSSAVSGSGESSGITFVDTSLVEVTPTTFKEEEGLGSVELSGLPSGEVGVSGTSGLADVSGLSSGAIDSSGFTSQPPEFSGLPSGITEVSGEASRAESGSSLPSGAYDSSGLPSGFPTVSFVDRTLVESVTQAPTAQEAGEGPSGILELSGAPSGAPDMSGDHLGSLDQSGLQSGLVEPSGEPASTPYFSGDFSGTTDVSGESSAATSTSGEASGLPEVTLITSELVEGVTEPTVSQELGQRPPVTYTPQLFESSGEASASGDVPRFPGSGVEVSSVPESSGETSAYPEAEVGASAAPEASGGASGSPNLSETTSTFHEADLEGTSGLGVSGSPSAFPEGPTEGLATPEVSGESTTAFDVSVEASGSPSATPLASGDRTDTSGDLSGHTSGLDIVISTTIPESEWTQQTQRPAEARLEIESSSPVHSGEESQTADTATSPTDASIPASAGGTDDSEATTTDIDECLSSPCLNGATCVDAIDSFTCLCLPSYQGDVCEIDQKLCEEGWTKFQGHCYRHFPDRATWVDAESQCRKQQSHLSSIVTPEEQEFVNNNAQDYQWIGLNDKTIEGDFRWSDGHSLQFENWRPNQPDNFFATGEDCVVMIWHEKGEWNDVPCNYQLPFTCKKGTVACGEPPVVEHARIFGQKKDRYEINALVRYQCTEGFIQRHVPTIRCQPSGHWEEPRITCTDPATYKRRLQKRSSRPLRRSHPSTAH, encoded by the exons ATGACCACTTTACTCTTGGTGTTTGTGACTCTGAGGGTCATCACAGCAGCCATCTCAGTAGAAGTTTCAG gattctctaggcaagaatactggagtggattgccacacacgccttcagaggatcttcctgacccagggactgaacctgagtctcttatgtctcctgcatcagcag AACCTGACAACTCGCTGAGTGTCAGCATCCCTGAACCGTCCCCGCTGCGGGTCCTCCTGGGGAGCTCCCTCACCATCCCCTGCTACTTCATCGACCCCATGCACCCCGTGACCACCGCCCCCTCCACCGCCCCCCTTGCCCCAAGAATCAAGTGGAGCCGCATTtccaaggagaaggaggtggtgcTGCTGGTGGCCACTGAAGGGCGGGTGCGGGTCAACAGCGCCTACCAAGACAAGGTCACGCTGCCCAACTACCCCGCCATCCCCAGCGACGCCACCCTGGAAATCCAGAACATGCGCTCCAATGACTCCGGGATCTATCGCTGCGAGGTGATGCACGGCATCGAGGACAGCCAGGCCACCCTAGAGGTCGTGGTAAAAG GCATCGTGTTCCATTACAGAGCCATCTCCACGCGCTACACCCTGGACTTTGACAGGGCGCAGCGGGCCTGCCTGCAGAACAGCGCCATCATCGCCACGCCCGAGCAGCTGCAGGCCGCCTATGAGGACGGCTTCCACCAGTGCGACGCCGGCTGGCTGGCCGATCAGACTGTGAG GTATCCCATCCACACGCCGAGGGAAGGTTGCTATGGAGACAAGGACGAGTTTCCCGGCGTGAGAACCTACGGCATCCGGGACACCAACGAAACCTATGACGTGTACTGCTTCGCGGAGGAGATGGAGG GCGAGGTCTTCTATGCAACATCCCCGGAGAAGTTCACCTTCCAAGAGGCAGTCAACGAGTGCCGGCGGCTGGGCGCCCGGCTGGCCACCACGGGCCAACTCTACCTGGCCTGGCAGGGTGGCATGGACATGTGCAGCGCCGGCTGGCTGGCTGACCGCAGCGTGCGATACCCCATCTCCAAGGCCCGGCCTAACTGCGGGGGCAACCTCCTGGGAGTGAGGACCGTCTACCTGCACGCCAACCAGACGGGCTACCCTGACCCTTCATCCCGCTATGACGCCATCTGCTACACAG gtgAAGACTTTGTGGACATCCCAGAAAGCTTTTTCGGGGTGGGCGGTGAGGAGGACATCACCATCCAGACGGTGACCTGGCCTGACGTGGAGCTGCCCCTGCCCCGAAATATCACTGAGGGTGAAGCCCGAGGCAGCGTGATCCTCACGGCAAAGCCCGACTTTGAAGTCTCCCCCACCGCCCCGGAACCCGAGGAGCCTTTCACGTTTGTCCCTGAAGTAAGGGCCACTGCATTCCCCGAAGTAGAGAACAGGACTGAAGAGGCCACCCGGCCCTGGGCCTTTCCCAGAGAGTCCACCCCCGGCCTGGGAGCCCCCACGGCCTTCACCAGCGAGGACCTCGTCGTGCAGGTGACCTTAGCCCCAGGTGCGGCTGAGGTCCCTGGGCAGCCACGACTGCCAGGGG gagtCGTGTTCCACTACCGCCCGGGCTCCTCCCGCTACTCGCTGACCTTTGAGGAGGCCAAGCAGGCCTGCCTGCGCACCGGGGCCATCATCGCCTCGCCCGAGCAGCTCCAGGCCGCCTATGAAGCAGGCTACGAGCAGTGTGACGCCGGCTGGCTGCAGGACCAGACAGTCAG ATACCCCATTGTGAGCCCGCGGACCCCCTGTGTGGGTGACAAGGACAGCAGCCCGGGGGTCCGGACCTACGGCGTGCGGCCACCATCAGAAACCTACGATGTCTACTGCTACGTGGACAGACTCGAGG GTGTTTCAGCGGCACCCTCTCCAGAAGAAGAGGAGGGTAGTGCACCCACAGCAGGCCCTGACGTGGAGGAGTGGATGGTGACACAAGTGGGGCCTGGCGTGGCTGCTGTCCCCGTCGGGGAGGAGACGACTGCAATCCCAGGCTTCACCGTTGAGCCAGAAAACAAGACAGAATGGGAACTTGCCTACACCCCAGCGGGCACTTTGCCACTACCAG gGATCCCTCCTACATGGCCTCCCACTGGAGAAGCAACAGAGGAGCACACAGAAGGCCCTTCTGCAACGGAAGTGCCCTCAGCCTCAGAGAAGCCGTTCCCTTCAGAGGAACCATTCCCCCCAGAGGAACCATTCCCCTCAGAGAAACCATTCCCCCCAGAGGAACTGTTCCCCTCAGAGAAGCCATTCCCCTCAGAAAAGCCGTTCCCCTCAGAGGAACCGTTCCCCTCAGAAAAACCATTCCCCCCAGAGGAACTGTTCCCCTCTGAGAAGCCAATCCCCTCAGAGGAGCCATTCCCCTCAGAGGAGCCATTCCCCTCAGAGAAGCCATTCCCCCCAGAGGAACCATTCCCCTCAGAGAAACCAATCCCCTCAGAGGAGCCTTTCCCCTCAGAGAAGCCATTCCCTTCAGAGGAGCCATTCCCTTCAGAGGAGCCATCCACACTTTCAGCCCCAGTGCCCAGCAGGACTGAGCTGCCAAGCTCTGGGGAGGTGTCTGGGGTGCCCGAAATCAGTGGTGACTTCACAGGCAGTGGAGAAATTTCAGGACACCTAGACTTCAGTGGGCAGCCCTCAGGGGAAAGTGCAAGTGGACTGCCCTCTGAAGACCTTGACTCCAGTGGGCTCACCTCTACAGTGGGCTCAGGCCTGCCTGTGGAAAGTGGACTGCCTTcaggggaagaagagagaattACATGGACCAGTGCTCCTAAAGTTGACAGGTTGCCCTCTGGGGGTGAGGGCCCAGAAGTTTCTGGAGTAGAGGATATCAGTGGACTTCCTTCTGGAGGAGAGGTTCATCTAGAGATCTCTGCCTCTGGAGTAGAGGACATCAGTGGACTTCCTTCTGGAGGAGAGGTTCATCTAGAGATCTCTGCCTCTGGAGTAGAGGACCTAAGTAGAATTCCTTCTGGAGAAGGTCCAGAAATCTCTGCCTCTGGAGTAGAGCACATCAGTGGACTTCCTTCTGGAGAGGAAGGTCATCTAGAGATCTCTGCCTCTGGAGTAGAAGACCTCAGTGGAATTCCTTCTGGAGAAGGTCCAGAAGTCTCTGCTTCTGGGGTAGAGGACCTTAGTGGACTTCCTTCTGGAGAAGGTCCAGAAGTCTCTGCTTCTGGAGTAGAGGACCTCAGTAGACTTCCTTCTGGAGAAGGTCCAGAAGTCTCTGCTTCTGGGGTAGAGGACCTTAGTGGACTTCCTTCTGGAGAAGGTCCAGAAGTCTCTGTTTCTGGAGTAGAGGATCTCATCAGACTTCCTTCTGGAGAAGGTCCAGAAGTCTCTGCTTCTGGAGTAGAGGACCTCAGTAGACTTCCTTCTGGAGAAGGTCCAGAAATCTCTGTGTCTGGAGTAGAGGACATCAGTAGACTTCCTTCTGGAGAAGGTCCAGAAGTCTCTGCCTCTGGAGTAGAGGACCTCAGTGTTCTTCCTTCTGGAGAAGGTCATCTAGAGATCTCTACCTCTGGAGTAGAGGACCTCAGTGTTCTTCCTTCTGGTGAAGGTCATCTAGAGATCTCTGCCTCTGGAGTAGAGGACATCAGTAGACTTCCTTCTGGAGAAGGTCCAGAAGTCTCTGCCTCTGGAGTAGAGGACCTCAGTGTTCTTCCTTCTGGAGAAGATCATCTAGAGATCTCTGCCTCTGGAGTAGAGGACATCAGTAGACTTCCTTCTGGAGAAGGTCCAGAAGTCTCTGCCTCTGGAGTAGAGGACCTCAGTGTTCTTCCTTCTGGAGAAGGTCATCTAGAGATCTCTGCCTCTGGAGTAGAGGACCTCAGTAGACTTCCTTCTGGAGGAGAGGATCATCTAGAGACTTCTGCTTCTGGAGTAGGGGACCTTAGTGGACTTCCTTCTGGAAGGGAAGGTCTGGAGATCTCTGCTTCTGGAGCTGGGGATCTTAGTGGGTTGACTTCTGGAAAAGAAGACTTGACTGGGTCAGCTTCTGGAGCCTTGGACCTTGGCAGAATACCTTCTGTAACTCTAGGAAGTGGGCAAGCTCCAGAAGCAAGTGGTCTTCCTTCTGGATTTAGTGGTGAGTATTCTGGGGTGGACCTTGAAAGTGGCCCATCCTCTGGCCTTCCTGATTTCAGTGGACTTCCATCTGGGTTCCCAACTGTCTCCCTAGTGGATACTACATTGGTGGAAGTCGTCACAGCCACCACAGCAGGTGAACTAGAAGGAAGGGGAACCATTGACATCAGCGGTGCTGGAGAAACATCTGGGCTGCCCTTCAGTGAGTTGGACATTAGTGGAGGAGCAAGCGGACTCTCTTCAGGAGCTGAACTCAGTGGCCAAGCATCTGGGTCTCCTGACATCAGTGGGGAAACCTCTGGACTCTTTGGTGTCAGTGGACAGCCCTCAGGGTTTCCTGACATTAGTGGGGAAACTTCCGGGCTTCTTGAGGTCAGTGGGCAGCCATCAGGGTTTTATGGAGAAATATCTGGCGTGACTGAGCTTAGCGGACTGGCCTCTGGACAACCAGAAATCAGTGGAGAAGCTTCTGGAATTCTTTCTGGCCTTGGTCCACCATTCGGCATAACCGACCTGAGCGGAGAAGCACCCGGGATCCCTGATCTCAGTGGGCAAATATCAGGTTTGCCAGAGTTCAGTGGGACAACATCCGGGATCCCTGACCTGGTTTCCAGTGCTGTGAGTGGCAGTGGTGAATCTTCTGGCATTACGTTCGTGGACACCAGTTTGGTTGAAGTGACCCCAACgacatttaaagaagaagaagGCTTAGGATCTGTGGAACTCAGTGGCCTCCCTTCAGGAGAGGTGGGTGTCTCAGGCACATCTGGGCTAGCGGATGTCAGTGGACTGTCTTCTGGAGCAATTGACTCCAGTGGGTTTAcgtcccagcctccagaattcaGTGGCCTGCCAAGCGGAATAACTGAGGTCAGTGGAGAAGCCTCCAGAGCTGAAAGTGGGAGCAGCCTGCCCTCCGGAGCATATGACAGCAGTGGACTTCCGTCTGGTTTCCCCACTGTCTCTTTTGTAGACAGGACTTTGGTGGAATCTGTAACCCAGGCTCCAACTGCTCAAGAAGCAGGAGAAGGGCCTTCAGGCATTCTGGAACTTAGCGGTGCGCCTTCTGGAGCACCAGACATGTCTGGAGACCATTTGGGATCTTTGGACCAAAGTGGGCTTCAGTCTGGACTAGTGGAGCCCAGTGGGGAGCCCGCAAGTACTCCATATTTTAGTGGGGACTTTTCTGGCACCACTGATGTAAGTGGGGAATCCTCTGCAGCCACGAGCACCAGTGGGGAGGCCTCCGGACTTCCAGAAGTTACGTTAATCACATCTGAGTTGGTGGAGGGAGTTACTGAACCAACCGTTTCCCAGGAACTGGGCCAGAGACCCCCCGTAACATACACCCCCCAGCTTTTTGAATCCAGTGGTGAAGCCTCTGCGTCTGGGGATGTGCCAAGGTTCCCTGGATCGGGGGTAGAAGTGTCATCAGTCCCAGAATCCAGCGGTGAGACGTCAGCCTATCCCGAGGCTGAGGTGGGAGCATCTGCTGCCCCTGAGGCAAGCGGAGGAGCTTCCGGGTCCCCTAACCTGAGTGAAACCACCTCCACCTTCCATGAAGCTGATCTGGAGGGAACCTCAGGCCTGGGAGTGAGTGGCAGCCCCTCAGCCTTTCCAGAAGGCCCCACGGAGGGCTTGGCCACCCCGGAAGTGAGTGGAGAGTCAACCACTGCCTTTGACGTGAGCGTAGAGGCATCAGGCTCACCTTCTGCCACTCCCCTGGCTTCTGGAGACAGGACTGACACCAGCGGAGACCTGTCTGGCCACACCTCGGGGCTGGATATTGTCATCAGCACCACCATCCCAGAATCCGAGTGGACTCAGCAGACCCAGCGCCCTGCAGAGGCGCGTCTAGAAATCGAATCCTCAAGCCCTGTGCACTCAGGAGAAGAGAGCCAAACAGCCGACACAGCCACCTCCCCGACTGATGCTTCTATCCCAGCCTCCGCAGGAGGGACAGATGATTCAGAGGCAACCACAACAG ACATTGACGAGTGCCTCTCAAGCCCTTGTCTGAATGGAGCCACCTGCGTGGATGCCATCGACTCTTTCACATGCTTATGCCTTCCCAGCTACCAAGGGGACGTGTGTGAGATTG ACCAGAAGCTGTGCGAGGAGGGCTGGACCAAGTTCCAGGGCCACTGTTACCGCCACTTCCCCGACCGGGCAACCTGGGTGGACGCTGAGAGCCAGTGCCGGAAGCAGCAGTCACACCTGAGCAGCATCGTCACCCCCGAGGAGCAGGAGTTTGTCAACA ACAATGCCCAGGACTACCAGTGGATCGGCCTGAACGACAAGACCATCGAAGGGGACTTCCGCTGGTCAGATGGACACTCCTTG CAATTTGAGAACTGGCGCCCCAACCAGCCTGACAACTTCTTTGCCACTGGGGAGGACTGCGTGGTGATGATCTGGCATGAGAAGGGCGAGTGGAACGATGTCCCATGTAATTACCAGCTACCCTTCACCTGTAAAAAGGGCACAG TGGCCTGCGGAGAGCCCCCCGTGGTGGAGCATGCCAGAATCTTCGGACAGAAGAAGGATCGATACGAGATCAATGCCCTGGTGCGGTACCAGTGCACCGAGGGCTTCATCCAGCGCCATGTACCCACCATCCGGTGCCAGCCCAGCGGGCACTGGGAGGAGCCTCGGATCACCTGCACAGACC CCGCTACCTACAAGCGCAGACTACAGAAGCGGAGCTCACGGCCCCTGAGGAGGAGCCACCCCAGCACGGCCCACTGA